A genomic region of Herbaspirillum sp. DW155 contains the following coding sequences:
- a CDS encoding prepilin-type N-terminal cleavage/methylation domain-containing protein: MKRLTLPLRRSAKYLDGRPGEAPMQGLHQRGFTLVELSVSMAIAAILVLSSLVVLRQQLDQALVSSSSFFLQQTMVSLQDFFVGDNNSAPINNNVLTNSDAVARAYVSTDTDGNLQITNSWGGRLFLDPLITGQNSDWVLQVSGLPMRLCADIVQNLESSLNAASLRHTLAGAAAADTQRVSNAVALNTDNLLGAAQPNVQVLKNSPYTPINPLALRNLCETRQPYFNLFLAGKKHAL; this comes from the coding sequence ATGAAACGCCTCACCTTACCTCTGCGCCGCAGCGCCAAATACCTTGATGGCCGCCCAGGCGAGGCCCCCATGCAGGGGCTGCACCAGCGTGGTTTCACGCTGGTGGAGTTATCCGTTTCGATGGCCATTGCCGCCATTCTGGTGTTGTCCTCGCTGGTGGTGCTACGCCAGCAACTCGATCAAGCCCTGGTGAGTTCGTCTTCCTTTTTTTTACAGCAGACGATGGTGTCCCTGCAGGATTTTTTTGTAGGCGACAACAACAGCGCTCCCATCAACAACAATGTGCTGACCAATAGCGATGCCGTAGCTCGGGCATACGTCAGCACCGACACCGACGGCAATCTCCAGATTACCAATAGCTGGGGCGGCCGGCTGTTCCTTGACCCGCTCATCACCGGGCAAAACAGCGATTGGGTATTACAGGTTTCAGGTCTGCCCATGCGTCTGTGCGCCGACATCGTGCAGAACCTGGAATCGAGCCTCAATGCCGCCTCCCTGCGTCATACCCTGGCCGGCGCGGCCGCCGCCGACACCCAACGTGTCAGCAACGCGGTCGCACTCAATACGGACAATCTGCTCGGCGCAGCGCAACCCAATGTGCAAGTGCTGAAGAACTCTCCTTATACCCCCATCAACCCCTTGGCCCTGCGCAACCTGTGCGAAACCAGGCAGCCTTATTTCAACCTTTTCCTCGCGGGCAAAAAGCATGCGCTGTGA
- a CDS encoding VCBS repeat-containing protein — MAGEGGASLPDRPVALRRCRWSALQGGLTNTFVQINQGNSFANWSAWSTQTAVGGFYAKNSCAALAMGDVNGDGLPDIVCVYDYGSGMTATAVQINRGNSFANWAVWGPTTGQGGFYAKNSCRMLKVADVNNDGKADVICVYDYGNAATVTTVQLSTGNSFTPWTSKSPYLPNGFDASSCTLLTLSDVNGDGAPDVLCLYDYRNGQAIFTAQMGTPVSYGHSRVYINNWTSTSMFYTTTDNNGVYTKDAGANAAAYPRIDLHGPVNVVHFISTENGVGGSLRSEYRYGGLKLDLTSGRGLLGFRWMQIKQLESGLTSYTEYSQDWPYTGLPVLEKKMLANGGNGGVLSQTTTSYGCNDPSAGSTTACTIAPGKRYFVYAKQSVESSWDYNGTALPVITTSSEYDNWGNVTKVDVTTDDGFKKSTVNTYANDSVNWYLGRLLKSSVTSTSP; from the coding sequence ATGGCCGGGGAAGGGGGCGCTTCCCTGCCAGACCGTCCGGTGGCGTTGCGGCGATGTCGGTGGAGTGCGTTGCAGGGCGGGCTGACCAATACCTTTGTCCAAATCAATCAAGGTAATTCTTTCGCCAACTGGAGCGCGTGGTCGACGCAAACCGCGGTGGGCGGTTTCTATGCCAAGAACTCTTGTGCTGCGCTGGCGATGGGGGATGTCAATGGTGACGGTCTCCCAGATATCGTTTGTGTATATGACTATGGTTCTGGTATGACGGCCACGGCCGTACAGATTAACCGTGGGAATTCATTTGCCAATTGGGCGGTGTGGGGTCCTACAACAGGCCAGGGTGGGTTCTATGCAAAGAACTCATGTCGGATGTTGAAGGTGGCTGACGTCAATAATGATGGCAAGGCCGATGTGATCTGTGTCTACGATTACGGAAATGCTGCCACCGTCACGACCGTTCAATTGAGTACAGGCAATTCGTTCACACCTTGGACATCGAAGTCACCGTATTTGCCCAACGGCTTTGATGCAAGTTCATGTACTTTATTGACACTCAGCGACGTCAATGGCGATGGTGCGCCAGATGTCTTGTGCCTATACGACTACAGAAATGGGCAGGCTATTTTTACTGCGCAGATGGGAACGCCGGTCAGCTACGGACATAGTCGCGTCTATATCAATAATTGGACATCTACGTCGATGTTTTATACCACCACGGATAACAACGGGGTCTACACCAAAGATGCTGGGGCCAACGCGGCCGCCTATCCTCGTATAGATCTTCACGGCCCTGTCAATGTAGTGCATTTCATTTCCACAGAAAACGGCGTGGGTGGTTCCTTGCGATCAGAGTATCGCTATGGCGGCCTGAAGTTGGATTTGACCAGTGGCCGTGGCTTGCTGGGGTTCCGCTGGATGCAGATAAAGCAATTGGAATCCGGACTGACGTCTTACACCGAGTACTCCCAGGATTGGCCGTACACAGGGCTGCCGGTATTGGAAAAGAAGATGCTGGCCAATGGCGGCAATGGCGGTGTGCTGAGCCAGACGACCACCAGCTATGGCTGCAATGATCCGTCTGCAGGCAGCACGACGGCTTGCACGATAGCCCCAGGGAAACGGTACTTCGTGTATGCGAAGCAAAGCGTGGAAAGCAGTTGGGACTACAACGGCACGGCCTTGCCGGTGATCACGACGAGCAGCGAGTACGACAACTGGGGCAATGTGACGAAGGTGGATGTGACCACGGATGACGGCTTCAAGAAGAGCACAGTGAACACCTACGCCAATGACAGCGTGAACTGGTATCTGGGTCGTTTGCTGAAATCGAGCGTAACGAGTACGTCACCGTAA
- a CDS encoding RHS repeat-associated core domain-containing protein, whose amino-acid sequence MGKTLLGSLLVLGQAQAGTMTRTSSFEYDAATGLLTKEVIEPDNAQLRLETSYTYDVYGNKVSATTSSAASGAAAVAPRTSGTTYDANGQFPVTSTNALGQSESRTYDARFGKVTSLTGPNGLTTQWQYDSFGRKTREIRADGTQTKWEYLYCSGVNGGTIPCPSYGVYVVVTTPLASDGTTANGPWSKVYFDSLDREIKTETVGFDGSSIVAKDTQYDSLGRVSRTSLPYYANQTQQWSTVTYDALSRVVLTTAPDGSQSQTTYNGLTTTVTNALNQTQTKVKNSQGQVVKVIDAQNNSLTYQYDAIGNLVATKDPNGNVVQLSYDLRGRKIGMVDPDMGTWSYEYNGFGELIRQTDAKGQVSTISYDKLGRMTSRSEPDLVSTWTYDNCAKGVGKLCSVSSDNGYQKTNSYDSLGRNVSTSTTIDTAYAEGVSYDANGRIATQTYPTGLVVKYVYTSLGYLKEVRNNQTNALLWRGDTQNAMGQLLQQTYGNNVVTQQVFEATTGRLKNIYAGAGNSVQNFSYQYDSLGNMVSRADGNQNLTETFLYDSLNRLTNAVVNSPQAGLSSTNYSYDALGNITNRSDMGSYVYGAVNGRPHALKELNFIHGGKLQYTYDANGALIAEVAVDSTGAVIADRGRTESYTSYGMLKTVSSPSVALSFVYGPDHQRIKQVAPSATTIYLNPDNTGGLFYEKDIKADGTVEHKHYITAGGSVIALIKQTGTTQTINYMHRDQLGSTTTITDESGNVIERLAYEPFGKRRQAGGATDSEGTVVGINTDRGFTNHEHLEELGLIHMNGRVYDPALGRFMSADPYIQAPDNIQSYNRYAYVFNSPLTLADPSGYISLGSIFRSTRKVVSNVWQTVKDLKQPIATIGCTVYTGSAGACAALVTKLSGGSWNQAVKAGLVADATQSAFYMVGTYFPGAAQIGATPASVFQNTVGHAAVGCVSSMLGGGSCGSGALSAGIAAAFGNYNNGGDITQSGFSKDPYIAVFQNAVIGGTGSALSGGKFGNGAVTASFGYLFNQLKHNGQDPNARGNIGVEQAKEMYLERGYSIEGDQVDAYIDGRPKRIYDFVVRDPDGTLRGVEVKTTILHFFNLNVQQVTFDAAVYENGASSRLGQITSVGYVGVGMGIYPKEFQTVALKAILFSKGVVFDVITGLKVK is encoded by the coding sequence TTGGGTAAGACTTTGTTGGGCAGTTTGCTGGTATTGGGCCAGGCGCAAGCGGGCACGATGACGCGTACGTCGTCCTTCGAATATGACGCGGCGACGGGCCTGCTGACCAAGGAGGTCATTGAGCCGGACAATGCGCAATTGCGTCTGGAGACCAGCTATACCTATGATGTGTATGGCAACAAGGTCAGCGCGACGACGAGTTCGGCGGCCAGCGGAGCAGCAGCGGTTGCGCCAAGGACGAGTGGCACCACATACGATGCCAACGGACAGTTTCCCGTCACGAGTACGAATGCATTAGGGCAGAGCGAAAGCCGGACCTATGATGCGCGCTTCGGCAAGGTCACCAGCCTGACGGGCCCCAACGGCCTGACGACGCAATGGCAATACGACAGCTTCGGTCGCAAGACCCGGGAGATTCGCGCCGATGGTACGCAGACCAAATGGGAATACTTGTACTGCTCCGGCGTGAATGGTGGAACGATCCCTTGTCCGAGCTATGGTGTGTATGTGGTGGTGACGACCCCGCTGGCATCGGACGGTACCACCGCCAACGGCCCATGGTCGAAGGTGTATTTCGACAGCCTGGATCGGGAAATCAAAACGGAGACGGTGGGATTTGATGGCAGCAGTATCGTCGCCAAGGACACGCAATACGACAGCCTGGGCCGTGTATCTCGGACGAGCCTGCCGTATTACGCGAACCAGACCCAGCAATGGAGCACGGTGACCTATGATGCGCTGAGCCGGGTGGTGCTGACGACCGCACCCGATGGAAGCCAGTCGCAGACGACCTACAATGGCCTGACGACGACGGTCACCAATGCGCTGAACCAGACGCAGACGAAGGTCAAAAATAGCCAGGGCCAGGTGGTCAAGGTCATCGACGCCCAGAACAACAGCCTGACCTACCAATACGATGCCATCGGCAACCTGGTCGCCACCAAGGACCCGAATGGGAACGTGGTGCAACTGAGCTACGACCTGCGCGGCCGCAAGATCGGCATGGTCGATCCCGACATGGGGACATGGAGCTACGAGTACAACGGCTTTGGAGAACTGATCCGCCAGACCGACGCCAAGGGCCAGGTCAGCACGATCAGCTACGACAAGCTGGGCCGGATGACCAGCCGCTCTGAGCCGGATCTGGTGAGCACCTGGACCTATGACAATTGCGCCAAGGGAGTAGGCAAGCTGTGCAGCGTGAGTTCGGACAACGGCTACCAGAAGACGAACAGCTACGACAGCCTAGGTCGCAACGTCAGCACCAGCACGACCATCGATACCGCCTATGCGGAAGGGGTGAGCTACGACGCGAACGGCCGCATCGCCACCCAGACGTATCCGACGGGCCTGGTGGTGAAATACGTCTACACAAGCCTTGGCTACCTGAAGGAAGTACGCAACAACCAGACCAATGCCCTGCTGTGGCGAGGGGACACTCAGAACGCCATGGGCCAGTTGCTGCAGCAGACGTATGGCAACAACGTGGTGACACAGCAGGTGTTCGAGGCGACGACAGGGCGCTTGAAGAACATCTACGCCGGCGCGGGCAACAGCGTGCAGAACTTCAGCTACCAGTACGATTCGCTGGGCAACATGGTATCGCGAGCGGATGGCAACCAGAACCTGACGGAGACCTTCCTGTACGACAGCCTGAACCGGTTGACCAATGCGGTGGTGAATTCGCCGCAGGCGGGGTTGTCGAGCACGAACTACAGCTATGACGCGCTGGGCAATATCACCAACCGCAGTGACATGGGGAGCTATGTCTACGGTGCGGTGAATGGCCGTCCGCATGCGCTGAAGGAGTTGAACTTCATTCACGGTGGCAAGCTGCAATACACGTATGACGCCAATGGTGCCTTGATCGCGGAGGTGGCCGTTGATAGCACCGGTGCGGTGATTGCGGACCGGGGCCGTACGGAGAGCTATACCAGTTACGGCATGTTGAAGACGGTGAGCTCGCCTAGCGTGGCCCTGTCCTTCGTGTATGGTCCGGATCATCAGCGGATCAAGCAGGTAGCCCCGAGTGCGACGACGATCTACCTGAACCCGGACAACACGGGTGGATTGTTCTACGAGAAGGACATCAAGGCGGACGGGACGGTCGAGCACAAGCACTACATCACGGCGGGTGGTAGTGTGATTGCGCTGATCAAGCAGACAGGCACGACGCAAACCATCAATTACATGCACCGAGACCAACTGGGCTCGACGACGACGATCACGGACGAGTCGGGCAATGTGATTGAGCGGCTGGCGTATGAGCCCTTCGGCAAGCGTCGTCAGGCGGGTGGTGCGACCGATAGCGAGGGGACGGTTGTTGGGATCAATACTGACCGAGGATTTACGAACCATGAACACCTGGAGGAACTGGGCCTGATCCATATGAATGGTCGGGTTTATGATCCCGCGCTGGGGCGGTTCATGAGTGCGGATCCGTATATCCAGGCACCGGATAATATCCAAAGCTATAACCGATATGCATACGTGTTCAATAGCCCGTTGACGCTGGCTGATCCGAGCGGATATATCAGTCTGGGTAGTATATTCAGATCTACCCGCAAGGTGGTAAGCAACGTTTGGCAAACGGTTAAAGATCTGAAGCAGCCTATCGCGACCATTGGATGTACGGTTTACACAGGAAGTGCTGGCGCATGCGCTGCACTCGTTACCAAACTATCTGGTGGAAGCTGGAATCAGGCAGTGAAGGCTGGCTTGGTGGCAGATGCTACTCAGTCAGCGTTTTATATGGTTGGTACGTATTTCCCTGGTGCAGCGCAGATTGGAGCTACTCCAGCTTCTGTTTTCCAGAACACTGTGGGCCATGCTGCAGTGGGTTGTGTTTCGTCGATGCTTGGTGGTGGAAGTTGTGGTTCAGGGGCGCTCTCGGCGGGGATCGCTGCTGCCTTTGGAAACTACAATAACGGTGGGGACATCACTCAAAGTGGTTTCTCGAAAGATCCGTATATTGCCGTGTTTCAAAACGCCGTAATTGGAGGAACGGGGTCAGCACTAAGTGGGGGGAAGTTCGGAAATGGTGCTGTTACAGCTTCGTTCGGATACCTCTTTAATCAGCTGAAACATAATGGCCAAGACCCCAATGCACGTGGCAATATTGGTGTTGAGCAAGCAAAAGAGATGTATCTCGAACGGGGGTATTCCATAGAGGGAGATCAGGTAGACGCATACATAGATGGGCGACCGAAGCGAATTTACGATTTTGTCGTCAGAGATCCAGACGGGACGTTGCGAGGAGTTGAGGTTAAAACTACTATTCTTCATTTTTTTAACTTGAACGTTCAACAGGTGACCTTCGATGCTGCCGTATATGAGAATGGTGCAAGTTCCAGACTTGGACAAATTACCTCCGTTGGATATGTCGGGGTTGGTATGGGGATATATCCTAAGGAATTCCAAACGGTGGCCTTGAAAGCTATTTTGTTTTCAAAAGGCGTGGTATTTGACGTAATTACTGGATTGAAAGTCAAATGA
- a CDS encoding prepilin-type N-terminal cleavage/methylation domain-containing protein, protein MRKIQSGYTLVELSVALALAGTIVLASVAGTMSLIDQQRVNDFAVQNADAIKRINDVYAQLSNYNGLSLRQAVSFGAFRQFIINNAGTDNVTVTHPFGGAIGVAPINNGGFMAWGLYLNAVPAKYCSDLLFQAEPLSDALVVFPDGMANPVGWAPSLGINTALPAIIVTAGFGGSAPIFAKNLNTDLAPNTLGQACNAVGNNFGVLLVRSKLR, encoded by the coding sequence ATGAGAAAAATCCAGTCCGGCTACACGCTCGTAGAGCTCTCCGTCGCACTGGCCTTGGCCGGCACGATCGTGCTGGCCAGCGTCGCGGGCACGATGTCGCTGATCGATCAGCAGCGCGTCAACGACTTCGCCGTGCAGAATGCTGATGCCATCAAGCGTATCAACGATGTTTATGCCCAGCTGTCCAACTATAACGGTCTGTCTCTGAGACAAGCGGTGTCCTTCGGGGCTTTCCGCCAGTTCATCATCAACAACGCCGGCACCGACAACGTGACCGTGACCCATCCCTTCGGCGGCGCCATCGGTGTGGCTCCGATCAACAACGGCGGGTTCATGGCCTGGGGGCTGTATCTCAACGCGGTCCCTGCAAAGTATTGCAGCGACCTGTTGTTCCAGGCCGAGCCGCTATCGGATGCGCTGGTGGTCTTTCCTGACGGGATGGCCAACCCTGTGGGCTGGGCACCCAGCCTCGGCATCAACACCGCCCTTCCCGCGATCATCGTCACCGCAGGCTTTGGCGGCAGCGCCCCGATCTTCGCCAAGAACCTGAACACCGATCTTGCTCCCAATACGCTGGGGCAGGCATGCAATGCCGTCGGCAACAACTTTGGTGTACTGCTAGTGAGATCCAAACTACGATGA
- a CDS encoding DUF87 domain-containing protein: MHFKHVSSSAAGTSGAANRDTALYELHCHVMGNCRIEQRSGKLAYHAGLPAYGTLLLAPSCTCHVLPETIMRALLALSGEPGETFELGHLRWSEHLGKQAHTVPVAMSVNEVVGKRTAMFGKTRLGKSNVVKLLMQGVLNATRESRHVGQLVFDVNGEYANDNPQDGNFSIASAYPERVHVYFLSTQPRGDGEFLRYNFYDIPEHALAIFSELLSPSVLEIAEVRNFLMIRLPALSALKNARTDDSAAAFRKLCLFWTLLQDAGFEPGDTVCTEVAVRGLSNVGFTQALRMAAWQAIRAKAPPPMPASFTEMTEEIRVLSAFSLKYANDPNLRVGRTELFDEEDRVMQGLICQNNGVGPYFLRECLQFHSPRASDFLHDTLRAIDTGKTVIIDLGAASERIVRYFSRIISVAVFQQQEQKFITDTLAGRYVQIYFEEAHMIFPVDAAGKSTTDIYARFAKEGAKFGIGIVYSTQSPMSVSYSLLTQTENFFIGHLSSNTDVNALISVQNLFAVVRDDILQFRVPGFMRILSYSRRFVLPVQAKRFDPRERS; the protein is encoded by the coding sequence ATGCACTTCAAGCATGTTTCATCATCGGCAGCGGGTACCAGCGGCGCCGCCAACCGCGACACCGCCCTCTACGAACTGCACTGCCATGTCATGGGCAACTGCCGCATCGAGCAGCGCAGCGGAAAACTGGCCTACCATGCCGGCCTGCCCGCCTATGGCACGCTGTTGCTGGCGCCCTCCTGCACCTGCCACGTCCTGCCCGAGACCATCATGCGCGCCCTGCTGGCGCTGTCCGGCGAGCCCGGCGAAACCTTCGAACTGGGCCATCTACGGTGGAGCGAACATCTCGGCAAGCAGGCGCACACGGTGCCGGTCGCCATGAGCGTCAACGAAGTGGTGGGCAAGCGCACCGCCATGTTCGGCAAGACCCGCCTGGGCAAGTCCAACGTGGTCAAGCTGCTCATGCAGGGCGTGCTCAATGCCACCCGTGAGAGCCGCCACGTCGGTCAACTGGTCTTCGACGTGAACGGCGAATACGCCAACGACAATCCCCAGGACGGCAATTTCTCCATCGCCTCGGCCTACCCCGAGCGCGTACATGTGTACTTCCTCTCGACCCAGCCACGCGGTGACGGCGAGTTCCTGCGCTACAACTTCTACGACATCCCGGAACACGCCCTGGCGATCTTTTCGGAATTGCTTAGCCCCTCGGTGCTGGAGATTGCCGAAGTACGCAACTTCCTCATGATTCGCCTGCCGGCGCTGTCGGCCCTGAAGAATGCCCGCACCGATGACAGCGCCGCGGCCTTTCGCAAACTCTGCCTGTTCTGGACGCTGCTGCAAGATGCAGGTTTCGAACCGGGAGATACCGTCTGCACCGAAGTGGCTGTGCGCGGACTGAGCAATGTGGGGTTCACCCAGGCACTGCGCATGGCAGCCTGGCAGGCCATCCGCGCGAAGGCGCCACCGCCGATGCCCGCCAGCTTCACCGAGATGACCGAAGAAATCCGTGTGCTCTCGGCCTTTTCGCTCAAGTATGCCAACGATCCCAACCTGCGCGTCGGTCGCACCGAACTGTTTGACGAAGAAGACCGGGTGATGCAGGGGCTGATCTGCCAGAACAATGGCGTGGGTCCCTACTTCCTGCGCGAATGCCTGCAATTTCACTCGCCCAGGGCCAGCGATTTTCTGCATGACACCCTGCGCGCCATCGACACCGGCAAGACCGTCATCATCGATCTGGGTGCGGCCAGTGAACGTATCGTGCGCTATTTTTCGCGCATCATTTCCGTCGCCGTGTTCCAGCAGCAGGAGCAGAAATTCATCACCGACACCCTGGCCGGACGCTATGTGCAGATCTACTTCGAAGAGGCGCACATGATCTTTCCCGTCGATGCCGCCGGCAAGAGCACCACGGACATCTATGCACGCTTTGCCAAGGAAGGCGCCAAGTTCGGCATCGGCATCGTCTATTCCACCCAGTCGCCCATGTCGGTGAGTTATTCGCTGCTGACGCAGACCGAAAACTTCTTCATCGGCCATCTCTCCAGCAACACCGACGTCAATGCGCTGATCTCGGTGCAAAACCTGTTTGCTGTGGTCAGAGACGACATCCTGCAATTCCGCGTGCCCGGCTTCATGCGAATACTGAGTTACTCCCGCCGTTTCGTCCTGCCGGTGCAGGCCAAACGTTTTGACCCTCGAGAAAGGAGTTAG
- a CDS encoding TcpQ domain-containing protein, with protein MAVCLPALAQEAAGQAPDAPAATGALARASVWLPNGTPVTPDLSDGISISALGPQPDPGVQQWQVRRADVSVRRMLQRWGHEAGWQLLWDAPRDFPIETELQLSGRIEQVVSAVVESLAVTDHPVQARINSELRIIRIGSYLESKAR; from the coding sequence ATGGCTGTGTGTCTACCCGCCCTGGCCCAAGAGGCGGCCGGGCAAGCTCCTGACGCGCCGGCGGCAACCGGCGCCCTCGCCCGTGCCTCGGTCTGGCTGCCCAATGGCACCCCGGTCACGCCCGATCTGTCCGATGGCATCAGCATCTCCGCGCTGGGCCCGCAGCCTGATCCGGGCGTGCAGCAATGGCAGGTGCGGCGCGCTGACGTATCGGTGCGCCGCATGTTGCAGCGCTGGGGCCACGAGGCCGGCTGGCAACTGTTATGGGATGCCCCCCGCGATTTCCCCATCGAGACCGAACTGCAGTTGTCGGGCCGTATCGAGCAGGTCGTCAGCGCCGTGGTGGAGTCGCTGGCCGTGACCGACCATCCGGTGCAGGCCCGCATCAATAGCGAGCTGCGCATCATCCGCATCGGCAGCTATCTGGAAAGCAAGGCCCGCTAA
- a CDS encoding type 4 pilus major pilin, translating into MSSVTHTIRNKARLLRQAQRGFTIVELSVAVAIAGVLLVSAIALVQVVLRQSRANDVVSSIPRVMTQIDKIFSRSTNYVGLNTDAAIGFGAFEGVFDITGATGNRRASNRFGFPTTVDVATDFSGAGTSSGYVITFAGIPTNSCADIVSSASATGVRAILVQPEGAIGTRSITAAGIATLTLAGIQAVTQGGADAAAATGGAAVVQGHLANGSLDIPAMADARACGTNRPSVSIGLVNWK; encoded by the coding sequence ATGTCCTCTGTCACTCACACAATACGTAACAAGGCGCGCCTCCTGCGGCAGGCGCAACGCGGTTTTACCATCGTCGAACTGTCGGTGGCGGTGGCCATCGCCGGGGTGTTGCTGGTTTCGGCCATTGCACTGGTGCAGGTGGTACTGCGGCAATCGCGGGCTAATGATGTGGTCAGTTCCATTCCACGCGTGATGACCCAGATCGATAAAATTTTTAGCCGCTCCACCAACTACGTCGGTCTGAACACCGATGCGGCCATTGGCTTCGGTGCCTTTGAGGGCGTCTTTGACATTACCGGTGCTACCGGCAACCGTCGCGCCAGCAACCGTTTCGGCTTTCCCACCACCGTGGATGTCGCCACCGATTTCAGCGGGGCGGGTACCTCATCTGGCTACGTCATCACCTTCGCTGGCATTCCTACCAACTCCTGTGCCGATATCGTCTCGTCCGCCTCTGCCACCGGCGTGCGGGCAATTCTTGTGCAACCTGAGGGTGCCATTGGAACCCGTTCCATTACTGCGGCTGGCATTGCCACTTTGACCCTCGCCGGCATACAGGCCGTCACACAGGGCGGTGCGGATGCAGCAGCTGCCACAGGTGGCGCTGCAGTAGTTCAAGGCCACCTCGCAAACGGCTCACTGGACATTCCGGCGATGGCCGATGCCCGCGCCTGCGGTACTAACAGACCCAGCGTGAGCATCGGCCTGGTCAACTGGAAGTAA